A region of Larimichthys crocea isolate SSNF chromosome X, L_crocea_2.0, whole genome shotgun sequence DNA encodes the following proteins:
- the LOC109138982 gene encoding zinc finger MYM-type protein 1, with protein sequence MKRKGGIYTFFTPKTKVTKIVNELSKTDVQGEVEGERADENEVERERADENEVERERKDIERERHDGHEMEVDAEDEDELEAEGEEQKDVKVDQDEQGQEEVGEHMEEGDQREMRQDSERQRIRPPEPAPATSNRGGPPDVSKTRFETPVQPKRESFPKTLQGGARRSFRSEWYQTHPWLEYSQCKDAAYCFACRHFSLPDTPKTVFTSFDGYRNWKKATMKDSGFASHARSEAHINAMFAWTENKRNMDKNSSMFGVMDEQKKKQVAENQYYIKALAEILILTATENTAQRGHRESVDSEKKGVFLSMLDLLGNHNPIIRKRLEQHAKNAKYTSKTIQNEILECLATMVKEEIIQEVKTSKHFSVIVDETKDVQKKEQMSFVLRYYYNGVVHESFLEFEVAEHLDASALSDKIIQCLEKHGLEYKENLVGQGYDGAAVMRGAHAGVQAKVKQVAKHAFYVHCSAHCLNLVIVDTVKSVADAGTFFSLLERLYVFISGSYVHNKWLEVQREMFDGPPRELQQLSDTRWACRHIACRNVMDRLPAIVQVLEEIASENHPQRAVEARGILAQIDLNFAGCLVLFRKVLSDSKFLSDMLQSKTVDYAKAVELIEALKETLVNYRSHTSFDEMWTEILDLCEQSNIDTTQRKAKRPRQTTKLLQDCVINSTLGQHVVPDNKHTFCASVYYPVLDNMIGEMGRRFSDTNCNIMQGIQALNPSSPTFLREETVLLLADAYDSNTDDLKHELHQAKRLLNRKKGEKESPTTVMEFTQFLDPYQEVFYELFRLCKIAVVLPVTSASCERSFSSLRLIKTYLRSTMTEKRLSSLAVLSIEWKRTKALDLDKFVKRFAEQHGNRRLQLL encoded by the exons atgaaGCGAAAGGGAGGAATATATACTTTTTTCACCCCAAAGACGAAGGTCACAAAGATAGTAAATGAACTGAGCAAGACAGACGTACAAGGTGaagtggaaggagagagagcagatgaaaacgaggtggaaagagagagagcagatgaaaacgaggtggaaagagagagaaaggacattgaaagagagagacatgatGGGCATGAGATGGAAGTAGATGCAGAGGATGAAGACGAGCTGGAGGCAGAAGGAGAAGAGCAAAAAGATGTAAAAGTTGACCAAGATGAGCagggacaggaggaggtgggagaacACATGGAGGAAGGAGACCAAAGAGAGATGAGACAGGACAGTGAAAGGCAAAGAATAAGGCCCCCTGAACCTGCACCGGCAACCTCCAATAGAGGTGGTCCACCTG ATGTATCCAAGACCAGATTTGAAACACCAGTGCAGCCAAAGAGAGAAAGTTTCCCAAAGACCCTGCAGGGAGGAGCCAGGAGAAGCTTCCGGAGTGAATGGTACCAAACTCACCCCTGGTTAGAGTATTCTCAGTGCAAAGATGCAGCTTACTGTTTTGCCTGTAGGCATTTTTCCCTCCCTGACACTCCCAAgactgttttcacttcatttgacGGATATCGAAATTGGAAAAAAGCCACAATGAAAGACAGTGGTTTTGCCTCACATGCAAGATCTGAAGCCCACATTAATGCAATGTTTGCATGGACAGAGAATAAAAGGAACATGGATAAAAACAGCTCCATGTTTGGGGTAATggatgaacaaaaaaagaagcaggtgGCTGAAAATCAGTACTACATTAAAGCACTGGCTGAAATTTTAATATTAACagccacagaaaacacagcacagcgGGGTCACAGGGAGTCTGTAGACtcagaaaaaaagggggttttTCTGTCTATGTTAGATCTGCTTGGTAACCATAACCCCATCATTAGAAAAAGACTTGAACAACAtgctaaaaatgcaaaatacacaagtaaaacaatacaaaatgaaatactTGAATGCCTGGCTACAATGGTTAAAGAGGAAATCATACAGGAGGTTAAAACAAGCAAGCACTTTTCAGTGATTGTTGATGAAACCAAAGATGTTCAGAAAAAGGAgcaaatgtcttttgttttgcgATATTATTACAATGGTGTGGTTCACGAGAGTTTTTTGGAGTTTGAAGTGGCAGAACACCTGGATGCTTCTGCGTTAAGTGACAAGATTATTCAGTGTCTTGAGAAGCATGGGCTGGAGTACAAGGAAAACCTTGTGGGCCAAGGCTATGATGGTGCGGCAGTGATGCGCGGGGCACATGCAGGTGTCCAAGCAAAAGTAAAACAAGTGGCCAAACATGCTTTCTATGTTCACTGCAGTGCACACTGCTTAAACTTAGTCATAGTAGACACCGTAAAAAGTGTGGCAGATGCAGGAACCTTCTTTTCATTGCTGGAACGACTGTATGTATTCATTTCTGGGTCCTATGTACATAACAAATGGCTGGAAGTGCAGCGAGAGATGTTTGATGGTCCACCAAGGGAACTCCAACAGCTAAGCGATACACGTTGGGCATGTAGGCACATAGCATGCCGCAATGTTATGGACAGGTTGCCTGCAATAGTGCAGGTTCTTGAAGAGATTGCATCTGAGAACCATCCACAAAGAGCAGTTGAAGCAAGGGGGATATTGGCTCAGATAGACCTCAATTTTGCTGGCTGTCTTGTTCTTTTCAGAAAGGTCCTGAGTGACTCCAAATTTTTGTCAGACATGCTCCAGTCTAAAACAGTGGACTATGCTAAGGCTGTTGAGCTTATTGAAGCACTCAAAGAGACACTGGTTAACTATCGTAGTCACACCTCTTTTGATGAAATGTGGACTGAAATACTTGATTTGTGTGAACAGAGTAACATTGatacaacacagagaaaagcaaagaggccaagacagacaacaaagtTGCTTCAGGATTGTGTCATCAACTCCACCCTGGGACAGCATGTAGTTCCAGataacaaacacactttttgcGCCTCTGTGTATTACCCAGTTCTGGATAACATGATTGGGGAAATGGGAAGAAGATTTtctgacacaaactgtaatatCATGCAGGGTATCCAGGCACTAAATCCGTCCAGTCCAACTTTTTTGAGAGAGGAGACCGTCCTGTTATTAGCTGATGCTTATGACTCAAATACAGACGATCTCAAGCATGAGTTACATCAAGCAAAGAGACTGCTCAACAGAAAAAAGGGTGAAAAGGAGAGTCCTACCACTGTAATGGAGTTCACTCAGTTTTTGGACCCATACCAGGAAGTTTTTTATGAGTTGTTCAGGCTGTGTAAAATAGCTGTTGTTTTGCCCGTCACCAGTGCATCCTGTGAGAGGAGTTTCTCATCTCTAAGGCTCATCAAGACCTATTTGCGGTCTACTATGACAGAAAAGAGACTATCAAGTTTGGCTGTACTAAGCATTGAATGGAAACGCACAAAAGCATTAGATCTAGATAAATTCGTGAAGCGTTTTGCTGAGCAGCATGGAAATCGCCGTTTACAGCTGTTATAA